A segment of the Streptomyces sp. NBC_00376 genome:
CTCCACGAAATACTCGGGAATCTCCAGATGCGCATGCCCGACGAGAATCGCATCGATCCCCGGAACCTGCTCGGCCACCAGACCGGCAGCGTTCTCCACATACGGGATCTGATCACCGTACGACGACGTCCCACTGCTACCCGAGTGCGCCGAGACGATCACCACATCCGCACCCATCGAACGAAGCCGCGGCACAAACTTCGCCGCCTGCTCCTCCAGCCCCGGGAAAACCATCTTCCCGCTCACATTCGCCTTGTCCCAGATAGCGATCCCCGGATTCGTCAGACCCAGGATCGCAACCTTCACATCCGGACCGTGCGGAGTACGCATCCGCTTGATGACATACGGAGCGAACGCCGGCCGCAACGTCTTCGCATCCAACGCGTTCGCACCCAGCAGCGGGAAATCACACTGCTCCTCGAACTTCCGCAGCACCGGAATGCCGTAGTTGAACTCGTGGTTGCCGAGCGCCGCGGCGTCATACCCGATCGCGTTCATCGCCTGAGCCATCGGATGCACCGGACCACGCTTCGCCGTGATCGGATCGATCTTCGCGTAGTAGTACGACAACTGGGTGCCCTGGATCGTGTCACCCGCATCGATCATCAACGTATTGCGACGACCCTTCTCCCGGCGCACCTGATCCACCAGCGTCGAGATCTTCGCCAGACCCACGTCGTTGTGCGCCTTGTCGTCGAACTCCTTGTCCGTGAAGTAGTCCCAGTTGAAGACGTTCCCGTGCAGATCGGTGGTGCCCATCACCGTGAACGAGTACCGCTTCGGCGGACGCCCGTGCCCGCCCCCATGGCCCTGACCGTGCGCCGAAGCAGGCACCGCGGAGGCCCCCGCGATCGCCACACCCGCACCGGCAGCCGCCGATGTGCCCAGGAACGTCCTACGGTTCAGCGGCATTTCGTCTCCCACATCTCAGTTCTCACACAGCTCGGTTCACGCACGACACGGCTCCCCGACAACAAGGACCACCGCGCACAACGCGCGTAGATTCTGACCCAGGAGCCACACCACGCAACACCCCTCGCGGGTTTCGATCTGATGACCGCCCGTCGTCGGACCGTTGTCCGACCCGGATGCAACAGTGGACCCATGACCGACACCCCACCGTCCTACGGCACCCCCGAACACCCCCGCGTCGCCGTCCGAGGCGAAGCCCGCCTACAGGTCGACCCCGAAACCGCCCGCCTCACCATCACCGTCACCGCCCGCGGCAAGGACCGCCGCAACGCCCTCGAAGACCTCACCCACCGAAACAACCACGTACTCGAACTCGCACGCTCCTACGGACAAGCCATGGAGAAACTCGAAACCGGCGCATTCTCCATCACGCCCGAACTCACCCAGAAGGGCCGCAACGAACAAATCCACGCCTACCACGGCCGCGTCCACATCACCGCAGTCCTCAACGACTTCACCGCACTGGGCGAATTCACCACCAAAATCGCCGACCTCGACATGACCCGCGTCAACGGCCCCTGGTGGGGACTGCGCCCCGACTCACCAGCCCACGCCACCGCCCGCCGCCAAGCCGTCCACGAAGCCGTCCAACGAGCCCGCGAATACGCCGACGCCCTCGGCGCCCACCTCACCGCACTCGTCGAACTCGCCGACCTCGGCGCGGAGAACACCGCCCCGGCCGCCCTGCCCTCACCCGCAGCCCCACGCGGCAGAGCCGGCCACGGCGGAGCGGCATCCGAAGCGGCCCCCGTCCTCGACCTCGAACCACAACGCCAGACGGTCTACGCCCAGGTCAACGCCCGCTTCATCATGTCACCGCCGAAACTGTGAAAAGAAATGCTCATCCGAGCACCCCGCCGCACAATTCAACACTTGTCAATAACCCTTCATCCAAAGGTCGTTGAGCAGTCACGACACCCTGAATAGCTACCCGTAGGTAAGGTCTAGGGTCGAACCATGCGCCGAGCAAAAATCGTCTGTACCCTGGGCCCCGCCGTCGACACATACGAACAGATCAAGGCATTGGTCGAAGCGGGAATGGACATCGCCCGCCTCAACCTCAGCCACGGCACCTACGCCGAACACGAAGAGCGCTACCACCACGTACGCAAGGCCTCCGACGAGACCGGACGCAGCGTCGGCATCCTCGCCGACCTTCAAGGCCCGAAGATCCGCCTGGGACGCTTCCTCGAAGGCCCCGTACTCCTTGAACGCGGCGACAGCTTCACCATCACCGTCGAACCCGTCGAAGGCGACCGCCACACCTGCGGCACCACCTACGACGGCCTCGCCGCCGACGTCACCCCCGGCGAACGCATCCTCGTCGACGACGGCCGCGTCACCCTCGAAGTCACCGAAGTCGACGGCCCCCGCGTCCACACCACCGTCATCGAAGGCGGCATGGTCTCCGACCACAAGGGCCTCAACCTCCCCGGCGTCGCCGTCTCCGTCCCCGCACTCTCCGAGA
Coding sequences within it:
- a CDS encoding SIMPL domain-containing protein, producing MTDTPPSYGTPEHPRVAVRGEARLQVDPETARLTITVTARGKDRRNALEDLTHRNNHVLELARSYGQAMEKLETGAFSITPELTQKGRNEQIHAYHGRVHITAVLNDFTALGEFTTKIADLDMTRVNGPWWGLRPDSPAHATARRQAVHEAVQRAREYADALGAHLTALVELADLGAENTAPAALPSPAAPRGRAGHGGAASEAAPVLDLEPQRQTVYAQVNARFIMSPPKL
- a CDS encoding bifunctional metallophosphatase/5'-nucleotidase, which produces MPLNRRTFLGTSAAAGAGVAIAGASAVPASAHGQGHGGGHGRPPKRYSFTVMGTTDLHGNVFNWDYFTDKEFDDKAHNDVGLAKISTLVDQVRREKGRRNTLMIDAGDTIQGTQLSYYYAKIDPITAKRGPVHPMAQAMNAIGYDAAALGNHEFNYGIPVLRKFEEQCDFPLLGANALDAKTLRPAFAPYVIKRMRTPHGPDVKVAILGLTNPGIAIWDKANVSGKMVFPGLEEQAAKFVPRLRSMGADVVIVSAHSGSSGTSSYGDQIPYVENAAGLVAEQVPGIDAILVGHAHLEIPEYFVENKQTGKKVVLSEPLKWGQRLTLFDFDLVWEKGRWVVEKAGSQVLNSNAVAEDPKITGLLADEHKKVVAYVNQVIGTSTAAMTTAEAAWKDEPIIDLINVVQAETVKAALAGGAYAALPVLSQASCFSRTAQIPAGNVTIKDAAGLYPFENTLEARLLTGAQLKDYLEFSARYYVQTAAGAPVDTAKLTNADNTPDYNYDAVSGLTYEIDIAKPNGSRIVNLSFEGKPIDPAAEFVLAVNNYRASGGGNFPHVAGAKQLWANSEEIRNTIISWVQAKGSVDGAQFASVDWRLTREGTPVF